Genomic window (Candidatus Poribacteria bacterium):
AAAAAGACTGGTATTTATTTCATCATGCTTGCAGCCTTGGGATACCGCTTGAGATTTTGTGTTTTCGGTCAATACGGAATGGATGGATGTCAAAACCGGTTTCACCGTTTCGGACGAGTTCGCTCATGATACGTCCGACAAGGGCGCAAAACTTGAAGCCGTGCCCTGAAAAACCCGCCGCGATCAACACATTCGAGCAGTGGGGGTGTACGTCAATAATAAAGTCTTCGTCCGGAGTTTCGGTATAGAGACAGACTTCGGCATGCGTGGTTTTTCCAAGTTCAGGAAGGCGTTCTTGCACGTAAGCATCTATATGGGCGATGTATTCTGCATCCGGTGTACGTTCGGGTGTATCAGGCGAGATAACTTGTCCTCTGCCGTGGCGTGCAATTTTTAGTCCGCCGCCCGTATTAAAAGAGCCAAAAGCCGGAATGCCGTAGATGAATTCCCCATCAGGAGTCGCTTCCGTGAAGACTGGAAACCGGTCTGGCTGGAAACGTTTGCTGTCTGAGGGCTGATAGTAGCATACCTGTTGTTTTGTAACCGTGAGTGGGAGATTCAATTCTGCGAGTAGCGTACCAGCCCATGCACCCGCTGTCACGATAACTTTTCTTCCGTGGAACGATTCATTTTCGGAGCGGACCG
Coding sequences:
- the solA gene encoding N-methyl-L-tryptophan oxidase, coding for MYDAIVIGAGGMGSATAYHLAKSGANVLVLEQFQRGHPFGSSHGETRIIRFFYDKPFYTELMKTAYAEWRDLESVSGKSLLFITGSVGIGAKGNPYGRAARESLDAAGVESEWWNTTQLAERFPQFRLTGDMEILWQKDTGFLRAAECVSTHLQLAEQHGATVQEETSVINIDWQADVPTVRSENESFHGRKVIVTAGAWAGTLLAELNLPLTVTKQQVCYYQPSDSKRFQPDRFPVFTEATPDGEFIYGIPAFGSFNTGGGLKIARHGRGQVISPDTPERTPDAEYIAHIDAYVQERLPELGKTTHAEVCLYTETPDEDFIIDVHPHCSNVLIAAGFSGHGFKFCALVGRIMSELVRNGETGFDIHPFRIDRKHKISSGIPRLQA